From a region of the Nitrospira defluvii genome:
- the rpsG gene encoding 30S ribosomal protein S7, with product MPRGQFFGHREAQPDSKYRDKLVGKFLNVLMGGGKKSTAERVCYGAFDLIQEKTNGGDPMKVFKSAVDNVKPVVEVKSRRVGGASYQVPVEIRPSRRVSLALRWITEYSRSRGGKSMQDRLAAELLDASNNTGASVKKREDVHRMAEANKAFAHYRW from the coding sequence ATGCCACGCGGACAATTTTTTGGTCATCGAGAAGCGCAGCCGGATTCGAAGTATCGAGACAAGCTCGTCGGGAAGTTCTTGAATGTCCTGATGGGTGGTGGGAAGAAGAGTACGGCTGAGCGTGTCTGTTATGGGGCCTTTGATCTGATTCAAGAGAAGACTAATGGCGGCGATCCGATGAAAGTCTTTAAGTCGGCTGTCGATAATGTGAAGCCGGTGGTTGAGGTGAAGTCGCGTCGTGTCGGTGGTGCTTCCTATCAGGTTCCTGTTGAGATCAGGCCATCTCGCCGTGTCTCGTTAGCGCTTCGTTGGATTACGGAGTACTCTCGTTCGCGCGGGGGAAAGAGTATGCAGGATAGGCTTGCTGCTGAATTGTTGGATGCGTCTAATAATACTGGTGCATCCGTCAAGAAGCGTGAGGATGTCCATCGGATGGCCGAGGCTAATAAGGCCTTTGCTCACTATCGTTGGTAG
- the rpsL gene encoding 30S ribosomal protein S12, translating into MPTINQLVRKGRTLVKSKTKSPALKRCPQKRGVCLRVYTTTPKKPNSALRKVARVRLTNGMEVTTYIPGVGHNLQEHSIVLVRGGRVKDLPGVRYHIVRGSLDAVGVADRKQARSKYGAKRPK; encoded by the coding sequence ATGCCAACGATTAATCAGTTAGTGCGAAAAGGTCGGACGCTCGTCAAGTCGAAGACGAAAAGTCCGGCGCTGAAGCGGTGTCCTCAGAAGCGCGGGGTCTGTCTCCGTGTCTATACCACCACGCCGAAAAAGCCGAACTCCGCCCTTCGTAAGGTCGCGCGTGTTCGGTTGACGAATGGCATGGAGGTTACGACCTATATTCCGGGCGTTGGTCATAATCTTCAGGAGCACTCCATCGTTTTGGTGCGCGGCGGCCGCGTGAAGGACTTGCCTGGTGTGCGGTATCACATCGTTCGCGGTTCTTTGGATGCGGTCGGGGTTGCGGATCGTAAGCAGGCTCGCTCGAAGTATGGGGCGAAGCGTCCTAAGTAG